One part of the Solanum dulcamara chromosome 8, daSolDulc1.2, whole genome shotgun sequence genome encodes these proteins:
- the LOC129900772 gene encoding mannose-6-phosphate isomerase 1-like yields MEEVNGGLIKLICCVKNSDWGRIGRESTVARLYYRNTGINIDHNQPYAEFWMGTHESGPSYVGDTQNLTLKDWIERNPSVLGETVLNKWGTNFPFLFKVLSVAKALSIQAHPDKDLATSLHKEQPSAYKDDNHKPEMALALTQFEALCGFVSLEELKLIVRTTPEIVEVIGNAKAEQVLNLNADDGKEEVRLLLQSVFTDIMTVRKDMIAEVLAKLISRLNFEDQARHLTDKEQLILQLEKQYPADVGVLAAYLLNYVKLNPGEALYLGSNEPHAYLYGESVECMANSDNVIRAGLTPKQRDVEILCSMLTYKQGFPEILKGTVVNPYTMRYLPPFDEFEVDRCILPQNSTTVFPSIPCPSIFLVVGGEGTMTTSSDEVVAEGDVFFASANTSITVATLSGLHLYRAGVSSRLFELHK; encoded by the exons ATGGAGGAGGTAAATGGTGGATTGATCAAGTTGATCTGTTGTGTTAAGAATTCCGATTGGGGCCGCATTGGTCGGGAATCTACTGTTGCACGTCTCTATTATCGAAATACTGGGATCAATATTGATCACAACCAGCCCTATGCTGAATTTTGGATGGGCACACACGAGTCTGGCCCCTCCTATGTTGGGGACACACAAAATCTGACATTGAAGGATTGGATTGAAAGAAACCCTAGTGTCCTTGGAGAAACCGTTTTGAACAAGTGGGGTACCAATTTTCCCTTTCTCTTCAAG GTATTATCTGTTGCCAAAGCTTTGTCCATACAGGCCCATCCAGACAAGGATTTGGCCACTTCTCTGCATAAAGAGCAGCCTTCTGCATACAAGGATGACAATCACAAACCCGAGATGGCTTTGGCGCTGACACAGTTTGAAGCTTTATGTGGGTTTGTCAGTCTTGAG GAGCTCAAACTGATTGTTCGTACTACACCCGAGATTGTGGAAGTGATTGGTAATGCAAAAGCAGAGCAAGTCTTGAACTTGAATGCGGATGATGGGAAGGAGGAAGTTAGATTACTACTACAATCAGTATTTACTGACATAATGACTGTTCGCAAGGACATGATTGCTGAAGTGTTAGCCAAGCTGATTAGTCGCCTAAACTTTGAAGACCAG GCGAGGCATCTAACTGACAAAGAACAACTGATTCTACAACTTGAGAAGCAGTATCCAGCTGATGTTGGTGTCTTGGCTGCATACTTGTTAAATTATGTGAAACTCAACCCTGGTGAAGCTTTATATTTAGGCTCAAATGAACCTCATGCATATTTATATGGTGAATCTGTTGAATGCATGGCAAATTCAGATAATGTGATACGTGCTGGTCTAACTCCAAAGCAACGAGATGTTGAGATACTTTGTTCAATGCTCACATACAAACAG GGTTTCCCTGAAATTCTGAAGGGTACTGTGGTTAATCCCTACACAATGAGATACCTCCCTCCTTTTGATGAATTCGAGGTGGACCGTTGCATTCTTCCCCAAAACTCAACTACTGTATTTCCTTCCATTCCTTGCCCTTCCATTTTTTTGGTCGTGGGGGGAGAGGGAACGATGACCACATCATCGGACGAGGTAGTTGCTGAAGGTGATGTCTTTTTTGCATCTGCAAATACCAGCATTACTGTTGCAACCTTGTCTGGTTTGCATCTATATAGAGCAGGAGTTAGCAGCAGGTTGTTTGAGTTGCATAAATAG